One window from the genome of Anser cygnoides isolate HZ-2024a breed goose chromosome 8, Taihu_goose_T2T_genome, whole genome shotgun sequence encodes:
- the RO60 gene encoding RNA-binding protein RO60 — translation MEDEANQVQSLNEKQVPNSESGYVWHVTDMNRLHRFLCFGSEGGTYCIKEQKLCFENAEALTRLIEEGRGCEVVQEIKTFSQEGRTAKQEPLLFALAVCSQCSDAKTKQAAFKAVPEVCCIPTHLFTFIQFKKDLKEGMKCGMWGRALRKAVADWYNGKNGMAVALAVTKYKQRSGWSHKDLLRLSHLKPASEGIAIVTKYITKGWKDVQEAYKDKAVSAETEKLLKYLEAVDRVKHTKDELEVTHLIEEYGLVREHLLTNHLKSKEVWKALLKDMPISVLLRNLGKMTANSVLEPRGSEVGIICERLRNEKLLKKGRVHPFHILVALETYKAGHASRGKLWWRPDEDILEALDASFYKTFKTIEPTGKRFLLAVDVSASMTQKVLGSVLNASTVAAVMCMVVARTEKDSHIVAFSQEIVPCPVTADMTLPQVLVKMYEIPMGTTDCSLPMIWAQKTQTAADVFIVFTDNETFAGNTHPATALREYREKMGIPAKLIVCGMTSNGFTIADPDDRGMLDICGFDTGALDVIQNFILDLI, via the exons ATGGAGGACGAGGCAAACCAAGTGCAATCCCTGAATGAAAAGCAGGTGCCGAACTCCGAAAGCGGTTATGTGTGGCATGTCACCGATATGAATCGACTGCATCGTTTCTTGTGTTTTGGTTCAGAAGGTGGTACTTACTGCATCAAGGAGCAGAAGCTGTGCTTTGAAAATGCAGAAGCTTTAACGAGGCTAATTGAAGAGGGTAGAGGTTGTGAAGTTGTTCAAGAGATAAAGACATTCAGTCAAGAAGGCAGAACAGCAAAACAGGAGCCCCTACTTTTTGCTCTTGCAGTCTGTTCCCAGTGTTCtgatgcaaaaacaaaacaagcagcgTTTAAAGCTGTTCCTGAGGTGTGTTGCATACCAACTCATCTCTTTACTTTCATCCAATTTAAAAAAGATCTGAAGGAGGGCATGAAATGTGGCATGTGGGGCCGTGCACTGAGGAAAGCTGTTGCAGATTGGTACAATGGAAAGAATGGCATGGCTGTTGCTTTAGCAGttacaaaatataaacaaagaaGTGGTTGGTCTCATAAAGATCTTCTGAGATTGTCCCACCTAAAACCTGCCAGTGAAG gAATTGCTATAGTCACTAAATACATTACCAAAGGGTGGAAAGATGTCCAAGAAGCGTATAAAGACAAAGCAGTTTCTGCTGAGACtgaaaaacttttaaagtaTCTGGAGGCTGTGGACAGGGTGAAACATACAAAAGATGAATTGGAAGTTACTCATTTAATAGAGGAATATGGTCTGGTTAGAGAACATCTACTGACAAACCATCTGAAATCTAAAGAG GTTTGGAAGGCATTGCTGAAGGACATGCCCATTTCTGTATTATTGAGAAATTTAGGAAAGATGACAGCAAATTCAGTTCTTGAACCAAGAGGCTCAGAAGTGGGAATAATATGCGAAAGActaagaaatgagaaattactAAAAAAG GGTAGAGTACATCCATTCCATATATTGGTTGCATTAGAAACCTATAAAGCTGGACATGCAAGCAGAGGGAAGCTTTGGTGGCGTCCTGATGAAGACATTTTAGAAGCTTTAGATGCTTCGTTCTACAAAACTTTCAAG acaaTTGAACCAACAGGGAAACGTTTCTTACTTGCAGTCGATGTCAGTGCATCAATGACACAAAAAGTGTTGGGCAGTGTGCTGAATGCTAGCACGGTTGCAGCGGTGATGTGCATG GTTGTAGCACGTACTGAGAAGGATTCCCACATCGTTGCCTTTTCACAGGAAATTGTCCCTTGCCCTGTGACAGCTGATATGACGTTACCTCAAGTTTTAGTGAAAATGTATGAa attCCAATGGGTACGACTGATTGTTCCCTTCCAATGATATGGGCTCAGAAAACACAGACAGCTGCTGATGTCTTCATTGTATTTACTGATAATGAGACATTTGCTGGAAATACTCATCCTGCAACAGCTCTTAGAGAGTACAGGGAG AAAATGGGTATTCCTGCTAAATTGATCGTATGTGGAATGACGTCAAACGGCTTTACGATTGCCGATCCAGATGACCGAGGCATGTTGGATATATGTGGCTTTGATACAGGAGCTTTGGATGTTATTCAGAACTTCATTTTGGATTTGATTTAG